In a genomic window of Chrysemys picta bellii isolate R12L10 chromosome 1, ASM1138683v2, whole genome shotgun sequence:
- the LOC135972256 gene encoding olfactory receptor 51G2-like: MSAVNDTKLKSVIFLLTGLLSHGDTHLWISIPFCSMYVISTVGNSVILFIVKTDPSLHEPMYIFLSMLAITDLCISITTIPTIMGIYLFNSREISLGACLAQLFFIHLLQCIESCLLLFMAFDRFIAIYNPLRYASILNLPRITKMGLVAVVRAMVIILPLPFLLNRFQYCRVNVLSHSFCMHREVMNMACSDIKVSIIYGLFTKLLTMGLDSLLIFLSYVMILKTVLRITTYKECLRALNTCVCHLCTLLLFYTPEISLTVIHSFGKDSYPLLLILLGYISLFLPPMMNPIVYSVKIKHLRVKIIRVFMK, encoded by the coding sequence atgtcagctgtcaatgacaccaaattAAAATCTGTAATATTCCTTCTCACTGGGCTACTGAGTCATGGAGACACACATCTCTGGATTTCTATTCCTTTTTGCTCGATGTATGTTATTTCGACagtaggaaattcagtcattctgttcattgtaaaaacagatccaagcctccatgagcccatgtacattttcctttccatgttggccatCACAGACCTTTGCATATCGATAACCACCATACCCACGATAATGGGCATATACTTGTTTAACTCTAGGGAGATCAGCCTCGGTGCCTGTTTAGCCCAGCTCTTCTTCATCCACTTGCTTCAGTGCATTGAATCCTGTCTGCTGCTGTTCatggcctttgaccgcttcatTGCAATTTATAACCCTctgagatatgcttccatcttaaACCTGCCGAGAATAACCAAGATGGGACTGGTGGCTGTGGTAAGAGCGATGGTCATAATACTTCCACTTCCCTTTCTCCTGAACCGGTTCCAATACTGCCGAGtcaatgtcctctcccattccttcTGCATGCACCGGGAGGTCATGAACATGGCTTGTTCGGATATCAAAGTCAGCATCATCTATGGTTTGTTTACTAAACTCTTAACAATGGGGTTGGATTCACTActcatcttcctctcttatgtgatgatcctcaaaacagtgctgCGCATCACCACCTACAAGGAGTGCCTgagggccctgaacacctgcgtcTGCCACCTCTGCACCCTGCTGCTCTTCTACACACCAGAGATCAGCTTGACTGTGATACACAGCTTTGGGAAGGACTCTTATCCCTTACTTCTGATTCTCCTCGGATACATCTCCCTGTTTCTCCCACCAATGATGAACCCAATTGTGTACAGCGTGAAAATCAAACATCTTCGTGTGAAGATAATCAGGGTATTCATGAAGTGA
- the LOC101952556 gene encoding olfactory receptor 51G2-like, with amino-acid sequence MSAVNDTKLKSVIFLFTGLPSHGDAHLWISIPFCFMYVISIIGNSVIVFIVKTDPSLREPMYIFLSMLAVTDLGILITTIPTILGIYLFNSREISLDACLAQLFFIHLLHCIESSLLLLMAFDRFIAIYNPLRYPSILTLPRIAKMGLLAVLRAMVIILPLPFLLKRFHYCRANVLSYSYCMHREVMNMACSDITVNIIYRLFTQLLTMGLDSLLIFLSYVMILKTVLSIGSHEECLRALNTCVSHLCALLLFYTPEISLTVVHSFEKGFHPLLQIVLGYISLLLPPLMNPIVYSVKSKHLRVRIIRVFMK; translated from the coding sequence atgtcagctgtcaatgacaccaaattAAAATCTGTAATATTCCTTTTCACCGGGCTACCGAGTCATGGAGATGCACATCTCTGGATTTCTATCCCATTCTGCTTCATGTATGTTATTTCAATAATAGGAAATTCAGTCATTGTGTTCATTgtaaaaacagatccaagcctccGTGAGCCCATGtatattttcctttccatgttggccgTCACAGACCTTGGCATATTGATAACCACCATACCAACGATACTGGGCATATATTTGTTTAACTCTAGGGAGATCAGCCTTGATGCCTGTTTAGCCCAGCTCTTTTTCATCCACTTGCTTCATTGCATTGAATCCTCTCTGCTGTTGTTGATGGCTTTTGACCGCTTCATCGCGATTTATAACCCGCTGAGATATCCTTCCATCTTAACCCTGCCGAGAATAGCCAAGATGGGACTGCTGGCTGTGCTAAGAGCGATGGTCATAATACTTCCACTTCCCTTTCTCCTGAAACGGTTCCACTACTGTCGAGCCAATGTCCTCTCCTATTCCTACTGTATGCACCGGGAGGTCATGAACATGGCTTGTTCAGATATCACAGTCAACATCATCTATCGATTGTTTACTCAACTCTTAACAATGGGGTTGGACTCGctgctcatcttcctctcttacgtgatgatcctcaaaacagtgctgagcatcGGATCCCACGAGGAGTGCCTGAGGGCTCTGAACACCTgtgtctcccacctctgtgccctcCTGCTCTTCTACACACCAGAGATCAGCTTGACTGTGGTACACAGCTTTGAGAAGGGCTTTCATCCCTTACTTCAGATTGTCCTGGGCTAcatctccctgcttctccccccgcTGATGAACCCAATTGTGTACagtgtgaaaagcaaacaccttcgcGTGAGGATAATCAGGGTATTCATGAAGTGA